The genomic region GGTCTACGACATCGATGCCCTGCTCGGCAGCGCCAAGCCGCTCCCGAGGCTCCGGGAAGATACCGTCGTGGACGCGTCCGAGGTCTGGTATCCCGACGGTTACGTCCTGATCCCGGCCATCGCATCGGTCCTGGCATCGACGACGATCATCGCCCGCGGCTGGCCGTTCTGACGTGGTCATTCCCGGCTGGCACTCGGCCGGCGCCCGGCGGCTCCGCCCGGGCGCGGCCGGCGGCAGCCGGGTCCTGACGACGGCCGCCGAACTCGCCGAGTTCGCCCCGGAATGGGCGCGCCTGCCGGACCTGGCCAACCCCTTCTCGGGGCCGGCGTTCGCGACGGCGTGGCTGGCCGGGCATCCCGAGGCCACGCCCCGTGTCGTGCCCCTGCGAGACGGCGGTCGCCTGGCGGCGGTGGCGCCCTGGTGCATCGTCGCGGAAGGCGGGAAGCGGGTCTTGACCGGAATGGGCGGGAACGCGGCCTGGTACCACGATCCGTCCCGGGATCCGCGGGCGTGCCCCCTGGACCTGGTCGAAAGAGTCGTCGCCGCGGTGAAGGCGATTCCGGGCTGGGACGTCGCGAGGTTCTGCCTGGTCGGGCCGGACGCGGCGGCCCTTCGTGCCGAACTAGGGAAGGTGGGATGGGTCGTCGAGACCCGCGAGGCGTGGCGCGATTCCTCACTCGTCGAGATGCCGCCGGGCGGCTGGCAAGCCTACTGGGAGTCGCGCTCGAAGTCTTTCCGGCGGAAGCACCGCGTGGCCCGGTCGCGTGTCGAATCCGGTGGCTGCCGGTGGTTCGAGGCGCAGGACCTGCAGGATTGCATGCGCTGGTTCGACCGCGTTCTCGCCTGGCATGGCGAGCGCCTGCGCGGGGTTCGCGACTGGTCGGACGTGCATCGCGAGTGGCGGGCTTCGGTCGCCGAGGCCCGCGAGCGCGGGGAACTCCACCTGTTCTGCCTGGAGGTCGGCGGCGAACCGGCGGCCGGCGAAGTCGTCATCCGCCGGGGCCGGCGCGCCTTCGCGCTCCTGCATGCTTTCGACCCGGCGCATGCCGATCTGTCGCCCGGCTTCTACCTGACCAATCGCAACCTGGAGCGGCTCTGCGAGATCGGCTGCGACTCGGTCGATCTCGGTCCCGGCGACTTCCTCTGGAAGGACAGGTTGCGGACCCGCGCGCTGCAGGTCGATCAGATCGTCATCGGCCGGCACGGCTCGCTGCGGGGGCTGGCGGAAGCCGGCTTCGAGGGCGTGATCAAGCCCTGCATGTCGCGCCTCCGGGCCACGGCCATGCGACGGGCGAGGCGAGCGCCACCCGAAGAACCCATCGCCGGAGCCGACTCCTGAGCCGAGTGGGGCCGGCCTCCGTGCCGGCCGGCAGAGACGCCTCCCCACCCGAAGTAGCAGGTCTACCTCGAATTGGACTAGGTCAGAAACAAGCCGAATCTCCCAGTCGCTCCTGAGCCGAGCCGGGGGTCACGCCGCCTGCAGCCCGCAATCCTCCAGCCGCGCCGCCAGTTCCGCCACGTCCCAGTCGAAGACCACCATGCGGGGGATCTGCCACCGGTCGGTCCACGGCAGGACCCAGCCGCCGCGGCACACGGCCGCCTTCGCGAAGGCTCCGGCGCAGATCCTCACGGTCTCCGGGGACACGTCCGCCCGTTCCCCGAAAGGGTACGAGAAGACTTCGATCGGGCGGCCGAGCCAGGCGCGCAGATCGGCTTGCGAGCCCAGGATCTCGGCGCGTTGCGCGCCGGGCGCCAGACGTGCCAGGGACGGATGCGTCCGCGTGTGGGCGCCGACGGTCACCAGGGGGCTGGCCGCCAGGCGGCGCAGCTCGTCCAGCGTCAGCGCCCGGTGCGTCTCTCGCGGCCCGGGAGCCGTTCCGACCCACGTGCGCACCAGGTCGAGGATGGGTTCGGCCCCGTGGCGCTTGCAGAGCCTGTGGAGGCGGTGGAACAGCACCTGGCGGTCCTCCGGCGTGGCGGCAGCCCAGTGGAGGTCCGTCCCGGGGATCGGGAAGCGGGAAGGCTGGCTGCAGCGGATGAGCACCAGGCGCGCC from Candidatus Tanganyikabacteria bacterium harbors:
- a CDS encoding GNAT family N-acetyltransferase, whose product is MVIPGWHSAGARRLRPGAAGGSRVLTTAAELAEFAPEWARLPDLANPFSGPAFATAWLAGHPEATPRVVPLRDGGRLAAVAPWCIVAEGGKRVLTGMGGNAAWYHDPSRDPRACPLDLVERVVAAVKAIPGWDVARFCLVGPDAAALRAELGKVGWVVETREAWRDSSLVEMPPGGWQAYWESRSKSFRRKHRVARSRVESGGCRWFEAQDLQDCMRWFDRVLAWHGERLRGVRDWSDVHREWRASVAEARERGELHLFCLEVGGEPAAGEVVIRRGRRAFALLHAFDPAHADLSPGFYLTNRNLERLCEIGCDSVDLGPGDFLWKDRLRTRALQVDQIVIGRHGSLRGLAEAGFEGVIKPCMSRLRATAMRRARRAPPEEPIAGADS
- a CDS encoding polysaccharide deacetylase family protein, which gives rise to MESATPSPLRHVWRSGRRLARGLANRASAPIRLPLVVLAYHRVTRLAADPFRLAVAPERFRAHLALLRKQFAAVRFEADWSQVRRPAVVITFDDGYADNVREALPLLEEFGLPATFFVTSGMVGAAREFWWDELARLVLIRCSQPSRFPIPGTDLHWAAATPEDRQVLFHRLHRLCKRHGAEPILDLVRTWVGTAPGPRETHRALTLDELRRLAASPLVTVGAHTRTHPSLARLAPGAQRAEILGSQADLRAWLGRPIEVFSYPFGERADVSPETVRICAGAFAKAAVCRGGWVLPWTDRWQIPRMVVFDWDVAELAARLEDCGLQAA